A genomic window from Pseudomonas alcaligenes includes:
- a CDS encoding DUF1289 domain-containing protein: MSKNPCINICEFEADICVGCGRSKREIKAWKKLGKAERLVLLAEADLRLLALAATGRRKHR, encoded by the coding sequence TCCCTGCATCAATATCTGTGAGTTCGAGGCCGACATCTGTGTCGGCTGTGGCCGCAGCAAGCGCGAGATCAAGGCCTGGAAGAAGCTCGGCAAGGCCGAGCGCCTGGTGTTGCTGGCCGAGGCCGATCTGCGCCTGCTGGCGCTGGCGGCGACCGGGCGGCGCAAGCACCGCTGA